In a genomic window of Merismopedia glauca CCAP 1448/3:
- a CDS encoding serine/threonine-protein kinase: protein MEVPQIIVSQYQITKLLGQGQFGKVFRAVDINTGNIVALKEIEYHKFPTHKFLREVHFLVSLQHPNIVTCQGIKHTKFARYIVMDYCEGGNLREWLDAQEKLSLEQALEVTSNILSGLEYAHSKGIVHCDLKPENILLSQDNLRQKSMISDFGIARLIHDEKTELMGVTGSPAYMAPERYYGKYSPTSDLYAVGVMLFEMIVGDRPFSGLPGKLMVAHLNQPVEVPSTVPFLIKKIITKALQKLPQKRFPSATEMLESIALAAKLEKSAISVSDELPLRAIDLDTLF, encoded by the coding sequence ATGGAAGTTCCTCAAATTATAGTTTCACAATACCAAATTACTAAACTTCTTGGTCAAGGTCAATTTGGCAAAGTGTTTCGTGCTGTAGATATTAATACAGGCAATATTGTAGCATTAAAAGAAATTGAATATCATAAGTTTCCCACCCATAAATTTTTAAGAGAAGTCCATTTTTTAGTCAGTTTACAACATCCTAATATTGTTACTTGCCAAGGAATTAAACACACAAAATTTGCCCGCTATATAGTCATGGATTACTGTGAAGGAGGTAATTTACGAGAGTGGTTAGATGCTCAAGAAAAGCTCAGCTTAGAGCAAGCTTTGGAAGTAACTAGTAATATTTTAAGTGGATTAGAATATGCCCACAGTAAAGGAATTGTTCACTGCGATTTAAAACCTGAAAATATTTTATTATCTCAAGATAATCTCAGACAGAAATCCATGATTTCTGATTTTGGCATAGCTCGACTAATTCATGACGAAAAAACTGAATTGATGGGGGTAACAGGTTCGCCAGCTTATATGGCTCCAGAACGCTATTATGGCAAATATTCCCCCACTTCTGACTTGTATGCGGTTGGAGTAATGTTATTTGAAATGATCGTAGGCGATCGCCCTTTTTCTGGGCTTCCTGGTAAACTGATGGTAGCTCATCTCAACCAACCCGTAGAAGTGCCATCAACAGTACCTTTCCTAATCAAAAAAATTATTACTAAAGCCTTACAAAAACTACCACAAAAGCGCTTTCCCTCAGCTACAGAAATGTTAGAAAGTATTGCTTTAGCAGCTAAACTAGAAAAATCTGCAATATCAGTATCAGACGAGCTACCACTTAGAGCGATCGATCTCGATACTTTATTTTAA
- a CDS encoding tetratricopeptide repeat protein translates to MSKLNFPEIAEIGSVIGSITATVPALLYNQVALACIPISLTLALNFLNRKQLVDKTDRLIQNQQSAMETQVTQFRQQYSDLQTEVGQLQLLASKLTKEQSEARSQIDKLVEPITHLQEFSIQFRQQQDSDRQIMAKLEEQQAVNTTEMLNFAEQLTVAQTLNAQLFQVAQQWEKQYENWAQEKAAIADKMNKWSCITNAPETVKLDEKTTEAFYQNGLNYSQLQQWSAALESYTKAIEIAPDYAEAYRDRGLAKAELADKKGALADLRKAAQLFFNRGDIDSYHQTRDLTKNLHELRLLEHSFQLEPTTVQGLFS, encoded by the coding sequence ATGTCTAAACTTAATTTTCCAGAAATTGCGGAAATTGGCTCGGTAATCGGCTCTATCACAGCTACTGTACCTGCATTACTTTACAATCAAGTTGCCTTAGCTTGCATTCCAATTTCCCTAACTCTAGCTCTTAATTTCCTGAACCGCAAACAGCTAGTAGATAAAACAGATAGACTAATTCAAAATCAGCAGTCAGCGATGGAAACCCAAGTAACTCAATTCCGTCAGCAATACTCAGATTTACAAACAGAAGTCGGACAGTTACAACTTTTAGCATCTAAACTAACTAAAGAACAATCTGAAGCGCGATCGCAAATCGATAAGTTGGTTGAACCCATCACCCACTTACAAGAGTTTAGTATCCAGTTCCGTCAACAGCAAGATAGCGATCGACAAATAATGGCGAAATTGGAGGAACAACAAGCAGTAAACACCACGGAAATGCTCAATTTTGCCGAACAATTAACAGTTGCTCAAACACTTAATGCTCAATTGTTCCAAGTCGCACAACAATGGGAGAAACAATATGAAAATTGGGCCCAAGAAAAAGCGGCAATTGCTGATAAAATGAATAAATGGTCGTGTATTACAAATGCTCCTGAAACCGTCAAGCTAGACGAGAAAACGACTGAAGCTTTCTACCAAAATGGTTTAAACTACAGTCAATTGCAGCAGTGGTCAGCAGCTTTAGAAAGCTACACTAAAGCGATTGAAATTGCCCCAGATTATGCAGAAGCATATCGCGATCGCGGTTTAGCTAAAGCTGAACTAGCAGATAAAAAAGGCGCTCTGGCGGACTTGAGAAAAGCGGCTCAACTGTTCTTCAATCGAGGAGATATTGATAGCTATCACCAAACTAGAGATTTGACCAAAAATCTGCATGAATTACGCCTCTTAGAGCATTCTTTTCAACTTGAGCCAACGACTGTACAAGGCTTATTTAGTTAG